A window from Bacteroidota bacterium encodes these proteins:
- a CDS encoding immunoglobulin domain-containing protein, whose product MMHCIINKVTISHLKLYCDMKFFASLLRAKFVITNFLLAISFLFVNNVFGQATVTSDYQDYPPLSTATFYGTGFLPNETVTLRVKNLFQPCHTVNPDSSYLPWNVIADGNGEFTTTWTVCNCPNDSLRLKATGDTSGYIAYLYFKDDPSNGDYRTVANNSWTQNNTWERFDGTNWVATNVFPGQGAGAGNVLIRHNITLNTSNTLANTIGSLTIGEAGSGSLVIGDNNTDRTLFISGDITINSGRSLITGGNGGNVLSIKGNLINNGTFDANIASATMNVQFTGAANQSINGTGTTTDFNLITVNNTGITNNNIIEISSSSFTAAAGFLTLTDGILKMSGSYTFSNTFFNGIGYSIPAGTGIWLNNSNVTVTAQSGTPGLIGSIQVTSGSYNIGTTSLNALVYGAGSSLLLDGGTMTISGGLQSGGGGAINYNQSGGVLTVANVGNTSASDPSFDISSSSSFTMSGGVIILKNENTGAGSPRDYRNLALTFSITGGSVQFGTSTTVGSPSFVVSNIAVTPNIAPSISIVKATISTSVIIEGSIEIRGNVAIESGTTLDATNQQIFIRGNLSPPGNWINNGTFTPGTGTVTFLGGAQTIGLSSSSSTSFNNLTLIGASDKTLGTDITVGGALSLSTANLNLNGKTLNITGNSISVTGTKTIYSTGNGIVYFPNGSPATTVSGIGIPLLGFGNTVTVQVAKGLNFGATISTINGTLELNQFASINTNGPTYANGSTLHYKNATFSFGNGAEWNALSGPGFPHHVIIDNSGVQLAAANRAIAGNLSLINDGSITGQFFNSITVPGNVLINQNSAITMGFGAGADFYVGGNWTNNNSNISAGFKTNGGNAVLRFYGANNSAINVPTSAAQQFERLSIEKTGSATTTLNNNIQVNTNLALASILTTAGSNVVTMQQNATVTRTTGHINGNLGLAFANSVLTRTYDIGDATNYTPVSITMGSVTTPSHLVVRTDQGDHPSIATSELDPANSVNRRWTVTNNGVVFTNAAVTFNYINGSPVDLDPGATVATFRVGKYDGSTWTYPNVVGTPTNTTTLANGITGFSSFAVAACDPPSITLQPINRTKCVGDSVKFRVDVTGQGIGSYDYKWYKENGVTDILLTGGDYSQVDGSGTSTLTISNLDASDIATYYVIVERPCGGSVTSNNFTLSLDQTAPVLVDVPANTTIGCSDPLPSVPTVTATDNFDPAPVVSYLGQSSSQGANPANSNFYNYTVTRTWKATDACGNSSTQSQVITVQDLTAPIITCPINTTVNCQDNNTSANTGVASATDNYADPDNITITELETSTQGANPALAGYYNYTITRTWKATDPSGNSSTCVQTITVQDVTAPVITCPSNATVNCQDNNTSTATGTATATDNCATGNVTITQSETSTQGANPANSNYYNYTITRTWKATDPSGNSSTCVQTITVQDITAPIITCPGNTTVSCQDDNTSGATGTA is encoded by the coding sequence ATGATGCATTGCATCATTAACAAGGTCACCATTTCTCATTTAAAACTATACTGCGATATGAAATTCTTCGCATCCCTCCTGAGAGCTAAGTTTGTTATTACAAACTTCCTTCTCGCTATATCTTTTCTTTTTGTAAATAATGTTTTTGGGCAAGCAACTGTGACAAGTGATTATCAGGATTATCCTCCTTTGTCAACAGCCACATTTTATGGTACTGGTTTTTTACCAAATGAGACTGTGACTTTAAGAGTTAAAAATCTTTTTCAACCTTGTCATACAGTTAATCCAGACTCATCTTATCTGCCATGGAATGTAATAGCTGATGGAAATGGAGAATTTACTACAACATGGACTGTATGTAATTGTCCAAACGATTCATTAAGATTAAAAGCAACTGGAGACACATCCGGGTATATAGCTTATCTGTATTTTAAGGATGATCCATCTAATGGCGATTATAGAACTGTAGCCAATAACAGTTGGACTCAAAATAACACATGGGAAAGATTTGATGGAACAAATTGGGTAGCAACAAATGTTTTTCCTGGACAGGGTGCTGGTGCAGGTAATGTTTTAATTCGTCATAACATAACTCTAAATACCTCAAATACACTGGCTAATACAATTGGATCATTAACGATAGGAGAAGCGGGTAGTGGAAGTTTAGTAATTGGAGATAATAATACAGATAGAACTTTGTTCATTTCTGGTGATATTACCATTAATTCTGGAAGATCACTAATAACCGGAGGTAATGGTGGAAACGTTTTAAGTATAAAAGGAAATCTTATAAATAATGGAACGTTTGATGCAAACATTGCATCAGCAACAATGAATGTACAATTTACTGGAGCAGCTAATCAATCAATAAACGGGACAGGAACAACAACTGATTTTAATTTAATAACAGTCAATAATACTGGTATTACCAACAATAATATTATTGAAATTTCTTCATCAAGTTTTACGGCAGCAGCAGGATTTCTAACACTTACCGATGGTATTCTGAAAATGTCGGGCAGTTATACATTCAGTAATACATTTTTTAACGGGATTGGCTATTCTATACCGGCGGGCACAGGTATTTGGTTAAATAATTCAAATGTTACTGTAACAGCACAAAGTGGTACTCCGGGATTAATAGGTTCTATTCAAGTTACAAGCGGCTCTTATAATATTGGGACTACTTCATTAAATGCTTTGGTTTATGGTGCAGGGTCGTCATTGTTGCTTGATGGAGGTACAATGACTATTTCGGGAGGACTACAAAGTGGTGGTGGGGGAGCAATCAACTATAATCAAAGTGGTGGAGTATTGACTGTTGCAAATGTCGGGAATACTTCGGCTTCTGATCCAAGTTTTGATATTTCTAGCAGTTCCTCTTTTACCATGAGTGGCGGTGTAATAATTCTTAAAAATGAAAATACAGGTGCAGGCTCTCCTCGTGATTATCGGAATCTTGCACTTACATTTAGCATTACTGGGGGATCAGTTCAATTTGGAACCTCAACAACTGTAGGTTCTCCAAGTTTTGTGGTTAGTAATATTGCTGTGACACCCAATATCGCTCCGAGCATTTCCATTGTTAAGGCAACGATATCAACAAGTGTTATAATTGAAGGATCTATTGAAATTAGAGGAAATGTTGCTATAGAAAGCGGAACTACATTAGACGCAACCAATCAACAGATTTTTATAAGAGGAAATTTATCTCCTCCAGGAAATTGGATAAATAATGGGACATTTACGCCTGGTACCGGAACTGTTACATTCTTAGGTGGTGCACAAACTATCGGGTTATCATCATCCTCATCAACTTCGTTTAATAATCTTACATTAATTGGTGCTTCAGATAAAACATTAGGTACTGATATTACTGTTGGTGGTGCATTATCCCTATCCACCGCCAACTTAAACTTGAATGGAAAAACGTTGAATATTACAGGTAACTCAATAAGTGTAACAGGAACAAAAACTATATACAGCACTGGTAATGGTATTGTTTATTTTCCAAATGGAAGTCCTGCAACGACAGTTTCAGGAATCGGTATACCATTATTAGGTTTTGGAAATACAGTTACCGTACAGGTTGCTAAGGGACTTAATTTTGGTGCTACCATTTCAACAATTAATGGTACTCTTGAATTAAATCAGTTTGCTTCAATAAATACAAATGGACCAACTTATGCAAATGGTTCAACCCTTCACTATAAAAATGCCACTTTCTCATTTGGTAATGGTGCAGAATGGAATGCATTAAGCGGCCCGGGTTTTCCTCATCATGTCATTATTGATAATTCCGGGGTTCAGTTAGCAGCAGCTAACAGGGCTATTGCAGGGAATCTTAGTTTAATAAATGATGGTTCAATAACGGGTCAATTCTTTAATTCAATAACAGTACCCGGTAATGTGCTGATCAATCAGAATAGTGCGATCACTATGGGATTTGGTGCTGGTGCTGATTTTTATGTTGGTGGCAACTGGACTAACAATAACAGTAATATTTCTGCAGGCTTCAAAACAAATGGCGGAAATGCTGTATTAAGATTTTATGGCGCTAATAACTCTGCTATTAATGTGCCTACCAGCGCAGCTCAACAGTTTGAGCGGTTATCAATAGAAAAAACAGGGAGTGCTACTACCACACTTAATAACAATATACAGGTAAATACCAATCTTGCTTTGGCAAGTATATTAACAACTGCGGGTTCTAATGTGGTAACAATGCAGCAGAATGCAACGGTTACACGTACTACAGGACATATAAATGGTAATCTCGGTTTAGCTTTTGCAAATTCTGTACTCACCCGTACATACGATATTGGTGATGCTACTAATTACACACCTGTTTCTATCACAATGGGAAGTGTAACGACACCATCTCATCTTGTTGTAAGAACTGATCAGGGTGATCATCCTTCAATTGCTACATCAGAACTTGATCCTGCTAATAGCGTAAACAGACGCTGGACAGTTACTAATAATGGCGTTGTATTTACAAATGCAGCTGTCACGTTTAATTATATAAATGGTTCTCCTGTTGATCTTGACCCGGGAGCTACCGTTGCTACATTTAGGGTTGGTAAATACGACGGTTCTACATGGACCTATCCCAATGTTGTTGGTACACCCACTAATACTACAACATTAGCTAATGGTATTACAGGGTTCAGCTCATTTGCCGTAGCAGCCTGTGATCCTCCATCAATCACATTACAACCTATCAACAGAACAAAATGCGTTGGCGATTCTGTTAAGTTCAGAGTTGATGTAACGGGTCAGGGTATTGGTTCATATGATTACAAATGGTATAAAGAAAATGGCGTTACAGATATTCTTTTAACTGGTGGCGACTATAGCCAGGTTGATGGTTCAGGTACTTCTACATTAACTATAAGCAATCTTGATGCTTCTGATATAGCTACTTATTATGTAATTGTTGAACGTCCTTGCGGCGGCAGCGTTACTTCAAATAATTTTACATTATCATTGGATCAAACAGCACCGGTATTGGTAGATGTTCCTGCAAACACAACAATTGGATGCAGTGATCCGCTTCCTTCAGTTCCAACAGTAACTGCAACAGATAATTTTGATCCGGCTCCTGTAGTTTCTTATCTCGGTCAATCAAGCTCACAAGGCGCTAACCCGGCTAACAGTAATTTTTATAACTACACAGTTACCCGTACATGGAAAGCAACCGATGCTTGTGGAAATAGTTCAACACAGAGCCAGGTTATCACTGTACAGGATCTAACAGCACCGATCATCACCTGTCCAATAAACACAACTGTAAATTGCCAGGATAATAATACATCAGCAAATACAGGAGTAGCAAGTGCAACAGACAACTATGCAGATCCAGATAACATCACGATCACAGAGTTAGAAACAAGTACACAAGGAGCAAACCCTGCACTGGCTGGTTATTATAACTATACGATCACAAGAACAT
- a CDS encoding ligase-associated DNA damage response DEXH box helicase has protein sequence MNSIDVSTGYSVISDWLEKKGYHPFLFQQQAWQHIINSESGLVNAPTGCGKTYSVFLGAIIDFIDHHPTDYKKKKNCGLQLLWITPLRALAKDIGRAMKEVIDELGMNWKVGIRNGDTTTTERNKQKKQMPEVLITTPESLHLLLAQKNYTDHFSSLKIIAVDEWHELLGSKRGVQVELAVARIVNGQWAMVNDQKGTVNSQFTTHHSPISVWGISATIGNLDEAKDVLLLPLKKEGVIVKATMQKKIEVESIFPDEIETYPWAGHLGIKLAEKVIPIIQNSKTTLIFINTRGMSETWYQKILDICPELAGSIALHHGSIDMEMRNWVEENLHTGNLKAVVCTASLDLGVDFRPVETVIQVGSPKGVARFLQRAGRSGHAPDAVSKIYFLPTHSLELAEAAALKNAIAEMLIESRVPMLLCYDVLIQFLSTLALSDGFTPDKLYDEIRSTFCYREMEREEWDKIIHFITTGGHALQQYDDYKKFDVDETGLYKITNRRIGMMHRMSIGTIVSEAMMKVQWMSGGYVGVIEEYFISRLEPGEVFSLAGRKLELVSIKDMTAYVKKSNAKKSIVPSWNGGRMPLSANLGKKLRETLNLAVVNGELSMVNNMPPIHNSPFTIHNIPIELEVLKPLFELQEELSHVPKENELLIEHIETEDGYHLFVYPFEGRLVHEAMAAILAYRISRITPITFSFAMNDYGFELLSDKPIPVDDTNVYELFSPDNLLSDIQRSVNATEMAKRKFRDIAVIGGLISQGYPGEQKKARHLQASASLLFNVFNEYDAHNLLLRQSYNEVFAQQMEEERLRDMLQRIQHSNIVITVPQQLTPFCFPIKVDSMREDLTSEKLEDRIKRMTIDLYH, from the coding sequence ATGAATTCCATTGATGTTTCAACAGGTTACAGTGTTATATCGGACTGGCTGGAAAAAAAAGGCTATCATCCTTTTCTTTTTCAACAGCAGGCCTGGCAACATATCATCAATAGTGAAAGCGGTTTGGTGAATGCACCAACAGGCTGCGGAAAAACCTATTCTGTTTTCCTTGGGGCTATTATTGATTTTATTGATCATCATCCAACTGATTATAAAAAGAAAAAAAACTGTGGGTTGCAATTACTTTGGATCACACCACTCCGTGCTTTAGCAAAAGATATTGGTCGTGCCATGAAAGAAGTGATTGATGAACTAGGAATGAACTGGAAAGTCGGCATCCGCAATGGTGACACAACCACCACTGAACGTAACAAACAGAAAAAGCAAATGCCGGAAGTGCTGATCACTACACCGGAGAGTTTGCATTTACTGCTGGCGCAAAAAAATTATACAGATCATTTTTCTTCCTTAAAAATTATTGCTGTTGATGAATGGCATGAGTTGCTGGGCAGTAAGCGGGGTGTGCAGGTGGAGTTGGCGGTGGCGAGGATTGTCAATGGTCAATGGGCAATGGTGAATGATCAAAAAGGAACAGTCAATTCACAATTCACCACTCACCATTCACCAATTTCCGTTTGGGGAATTTCAGCAACTATCGGAAATCTTGATGAAGCAAAAGATGTTTTGCTATTACCATTGAAAAAAGAAGGAGTGATCGTAAAGGCCACAATGCAAAAAAAGATAGAAGTAGAATCCATTTTTCCGGATGAAATAGAAACCTATCCATGGGCCGGGCATTTGGGTATAAAGCTGGCGGAGAAAGTAATTCCCATTATTCAAAACAGTAAGACCACACTCATCTTCATCAACACAAGAGGAATGAGTGAAACATGGTACCAGAAAATTTTAGATATATGTCCTGAACTGGCTGGCAGTATCGCTTTGCATCATGGTTCTATTGATATGGAAATGCGCAACTGGGTAGAAGAAAATTTACATACAGGAAATTTAAAAGCCGTTGTATGCACAGCAAGTCTTGATCTGGGTGTTGATTTTCGCCCGGTGGAAACAGTGATACAGGTCGGTTCGCCAAAAGGTGTTGCCCGGTTTTTACAACGTGCAGGCCGCAGTGGTCATGCGCCTGATGCGGTAAGTAAAATTTATTTTTTACCAACTCATTCTTTAGAGTTGGCTGAAGCAGCTGCATTGAAAAATGCAATTGCGGAAATGCTGATCGAAAGCCGTGTACCGATGTTGCTTTGTTATGATGTGCTGATCCAGTTCCTCAGTACACTGGCTTTGTCAGATGGTTTTACTCCCGATAAACTGTATGACGAAATAAGATCCACTTTCTGCTATCGTGAAATGGAAAGAGAAGAGTGGGACAAGATCATTCACTTTATCACCACCGGTGGTCATGCCCTGCAGCAATATGATGATTATAAAAAATTTGATGTGGATGAAACTGGTTTATACAAAATAACCAACCGGCGTATTGGCATGATGCACCGCATGAGCATCGGCACCATTGTAAGCGAAGCAATGATGAAAGTACAGTGGATGAGCGGTGGCTACGTAGGTGTGATCGAAGAATATTTTATCAGCCGGCTTGAACCCGGAGAAGTTTTTTCATTGGCAGGAAGAAAGCTTGAACTGGTTTCTATTAAGGACATGACGGCCTATGTAAAAAAATCGAATGCGAAAAAGTCGATTGTGCCGAGCTGGAATGGAGGGAGAATGCCGCTATCGGCGAATCTTGGAAAGAAGTTGCGGGAAACGTTGAACCTGGCAGTAGTGAATGGTGAATTGTCAATGGTGAATAACATGCCCCCGATTCACAATTCACCATTCACCATTCACAATATCCCAATTGAACTTGAAGTATTAAAACCTCTTTTTGAATTGCAGGAAGAACTATCTCATGTGCCGAAGGAAAATGAATTGCTGATCGAACATATAGAAACCGAAGATGGTTATCATTTATTCGTTTATCCGTTTGAAGGCAGGCTGGTGCATGAAGCGATGGCCGCTATTCTTGCTTATCGTATCAGTCGTATTACGCCTATCACTTTTTCATTTGCCATGAATGATTATGGATTTGAACTGCTGAGTGATAAACCAATCCCCGTGGATGATACGAATGTGTATGAATTATTTTCTCCCGATAATTTACTTAGCGATATACAGCGCAGTGTGAATGCAACCGAAATGGCGAAACGGAAATTCCGTGATATCGCTGTTATCGGCGGGTTGATATCACAGGGTTATCCCGGTGAACAGAAAAAAGCAAGACACCTGCAGGCTTCAGCTTCATTACTGTTTAATGTATTCAATGAATATGATGCGCATAATTTATTATTGCGCCAATCCTATAATGAAGTATTTGCGCAGCAAATGGAAGAAGAAAGGCTGCGTGATATGCTGCAGCGTATCCAGCATTCGAATATCGTCATCACTGTTCCGCAGCAACTCACTCCTTTTTGCTTCCCGATAAAAGTAGATAGTATGCGGGAAGACCTGACCTCAGAAAAACTGGAGGACCGCATTAAACGAATGACGATCGATTTATATCATTAA
- the pdeM gene encoding ligase-associated DNA damage response endonuclease PdeM, which produces MIEHSGKFLPFSINDQHLWLSADKTIFWEEQKTLIVADIHFSKVGTFRKAGIGITQKLTVSDLMTLMNMVYYFKTERLVVVGDFFHSKANKELPLFEKWRKDFPSLKIDLVKGNHDILDNGWYKKNHIEIHQPQLIIGPFGFVHDIYDVQHPLTRYYFCGHEHPGIRLRSIRAKDSAILPCFHFTGGYCVLPAFSAFCGTSTVKAAANENIFAIAEGKVLQVS; this is translated from the coding sequence ATGATCGAACATAGCGGAAAATTTCTTCCTTTCAGTATCAACGACCAGCATCTTTGGCTTAGCGCCGATAAAACGATCTTCTGGGAAGAACAAAAAACCCTGATCGTTGCGGATATACATTTCAGTAAGGTGGGCACATTCCGCAAAGCTGGCATCGGCATTACACAAAAGCTTACCGTATCTGACCTGATGACGCTGATGAATATGGTCTATTATTTTAAAACGGAAAGGCTGGTAGTCGTAGGAGATTTTTTTCACAGTAAAGCCAATAAAGAATTGCCGCTTTTTGAAAAATGGCGGAAAGATTTTCCTTCACTTAAAATTGATCTTGTAAAAGGCAATCATGATATCCTTGATAATGGCTGGTACAAAAAAAATCATATTGAAATACACCAACCGCAGCTCATCATCGGGCCTTTTGGTTTTGTGCATGATATTTATGATGTACAGCATCCGCTTACCCGTTATTATTTCTGCGGGCATGAACACCCGGGCATCCGCTTAAGAAGTATCCGTGCAAAAGATTCTGCTATACTTCCTTGTTTTCATTTTACCGGTGGCTATTGTGTGTTGCCTGCTTTCAGTGCTTTCTGCGGCACTTCAACTGTAAAAGCGGCTGCCAATGAAAATATTTTTGCCATTGCAGAAGGTAAAGTGCTGCAAGTGAGTTAA